The Shewanella japonica genome has a window encoding:
- a CDS encoding GDYXXLXY domain-containing protein: MNKLIQLLSHHQPRLHKTLLFGTLVIILGLVNWQIYQKEQHLAHGTKVYLELAPVDPRSLMQGDYMALRFKIADDIRAALKRAQAQSIEAAKSNQGVSDTQSHSVASSEEQNIEITGEQWQSLPNSDGYVIVKIDENHIAHFQAIADAPDDGKSNAKSSGISSAEDIEQTLSSNPLRIQYRVRQGQIKFATNAFFFQEGHASVYEAADYGEFRVNSNGEPLLTAMYDADLKKLEYREEGGEQESNN; encoded by the coding sequence GTGAATAAGTTAATCCAATTGTTGAGTCATCATCAACCACGCTTACACAAAACCCTGTTATTTGGCACCTTAGTCATCATATTAGGGTTAGTGAATTGGCAAATTTATCAAAAAGAGCAACATCTTGCTCATGGCACCAAAGTCTATCTTGAGTTAGCTCCTGTTGATCCTCGCTCACTTATGCAGGGGGACTACATGGCGCTGCGGTTTAAAATCGCAGATGATATTCGTGCAGCATTAAAGCGTGCTCAAGCGCAATCAATTGAAGCTGCGAAATCCAATCAAGGCGTTTCAGATACACAAAGTCATTCAGTAGCTAGCAGTGAAGAGCAAAACATTGAGATAACAGGTGAACAGTGGCAATCACTCCCCAATAGTGATGGTTATGTCATTGTCAAAATCGATGAAAATCATATCGCCCATTTTCAGGCTATTGCAGATGCTCCAGATGACGGCAAGAGTAATGCAAAAAGCAGCGGTATAAGCAGTGCTGAAGATATCGAGCAAACTCTGAGTTCAAATCCGCTACGGATACAGTATCGAGTGAGGCAAGGGCAAATCAAATTTGCCACCAACGCTTTCTTCTTTCAAGAAGGTCATGCCAGTGTATATGAAGCCGCTGATTACGGTGAGTTTCGAGTTAACAGCAATGGGGAGCCGCTATTAACGGCCATGTATGATGCCGACTTGAAGAAGCTTGAGTATCGAGAGGAAGGCGGTGAGCAAGAAAGTAACAATTGA
- a CDS encoding DUF4401 domain-containing protein, translating to MKQSLSNTNKPIHGLWQLLIQHQLVMGEAPEKTEITSPWFVKLLLAIAGWFAASFFLGFVALGLEFIFDEDSGPYIMGAVLVLVAYVLLLKIRNEFLEHLALALSFCGQILLVYGFIQHTNDDVSWLMATVLQLSLLFMMPNDIHRFCSAFIAGCCLMVTLALFHLPFIGGGVVLMVACWLLLNEFNLSKKPMFAGLSRHKRPIAYGLLLSQVLQSSLMAFQYHWYKDIGASVSQGFYTAPWMGNVLLAFVSLYVAQTILSRHPELSQKLRYWIFAVIVIISVLSFEAPGINVGILLLILGFSASNYLLMGVGITALLSFISAYYYFLHYTLFEKSITLIVMGLVLLGIRWFLLKSSWLNGAEASINNVVKESVSE from the coding sequence ATGAAGCAGTCACTCTCTAATACCAATAAGCCAATCCATGGGCTTTGGCAATTACTCATACAGCATCAATTGGTTATGGGGGAAGCGCCAGAAAAAACTGAAATTACATCACCTTGGTTTGTGAAGTTATTACTCGCAATAGCGGGCTGGTTTGCAGCATCATTCTTTTTAGGGTTTGTCGCATTGGGGTTAGAGTTTATCTTCGATGAAGATTCAGGCCCTTACATCATGGGAGCTGTGTTGGTGCTGGTGGCCTATGTATTACTTTTAAAAATTCGAAATGAGTTTTTAGAGCATCTTGCATTAGCGTTGAGTTTTTGCGGGCAAATATTATTGGTATATGGCTTTATTCAACATACTAACGATGATGTTAGTTGGTTAATGGCCACAGTGTTACAGCTTAGTTTACTGTTCATGATGCCGAATGATATTCATCGTTTTTGCTCAGCATTTATTGCAGGGTGCTGTTTGATGGTGACGTTAGCCTTGTTTCACCTGCCGTTTATTGGTGGCGGTGTGGTGCTGATGGTTGCGTGCTGGTTATTATTAAATGAGTTCAATCTATCAAAAAAACCAATGTTTGCCGGGTTATCACGTCATAAACGTCCCATTGCATATGGCTTGTTATTATCACAAGTTTTGCAGTCTAGCTTAATGGCATTTCAATACCATTGGTACAAGGATATCGGCGCTTCGGTCAGTCAAGGGTTTTACACCGCTCCTTGGATGGGGAATGTACTATTGGCATTCGTGTCACTGTATGTGGCGCAAACGATACTGAGTCGTCATCCTGAATTATCCCAAAAACTGCGTTACTGGATATTCGCCGTTATCGTTATTATTTCGGTGCTATCGTTTGAAGCACCAGGAATTAACGTCGGTATCTTGTTGCTCATTTTAGGTTTTTCAGCCAGTAATTACTTATTAATGGGAGTAGGGATTACCGCTCTACTGAGCTTTATATCTGCTTACTATTACTTTTTACACTACACCCTTTTTGAAAAGTCGATAACCCTCATCGTGATGGGATTAGTCCTGCTAGGTATACGTTGGTTTTTACTTAAATCCAGTTGGCTAAACGGTGCTGAGGCGAGTATCAATAATGTTGTCAAGGAGTCGGTGAGTGAATAA
- a CDS encoding DUF2157 domain-containing protein has protein sequence MTSNRTQMIELIEQDKVAEHHLNQALQLSGVTPNTQRWFQFVNQLLAWFGGLALMFSVLFFIAYNWHEMGRFAKFMLVEVLIVLSVIGYYWLDKKARKTQQTEGSALSEPSKTPSSIVSQFKVSDTVAKIPLLMASIFFGVLLALFGQTYQTGADPWQLFFNWALLIIPWVIIGRLSALWMVWVGLLNLAVLLYFLEFGGVGLFGHQDLNALWSVFSINAIALLCWELMSRRYTWLTVRWAPRLLASVSGYSITWLTLLVIVDANYIGVSRYDLSGENLVPVIVWPIWVGLMYIVYRRFRQDLFMLAGTLLSANIIIISFLTTHLLNDVHELGFLLMSFTTIGMAAGSAMWLRNINKEWQS, from the coding sequence ATGACCTCAAATCGTACTCAAATGATTGAGCTAATCGAGCAAGACAAAGTAGCTGAACATCATCTCAATCAGGCGTTGCAGCTAAGTGGTGTAACGCCTAACACTCAACGCTGGTTTCAATTCGTGAATCAATTACTCGCTTGGTTTGGCGGGTTAGCATTGATGTTTTCTGTGCTGTTTTTTATTGCCTATAACTGGCATGAAATGGGTAGATTTGCCAAGTTCATGCTTGTTGAAGTGCTGATTGTTTTATCTGTTATTGGTTATTACTGGTTAGATAAAAAAGCGCGAAAAACTCAGCAAACTGAAGGCTCCGCTTTATCAGAACCCTCCAAGACACCTTCTTCAATCGTAAGCCAATTTAAAGTCAGCGATACTGTTGCCAAAATCCCTTTGTTAATGGCGTCGATTTTCTTCGGGGTATTACTGGCGTTGTTTGGGCAGACATATCAAACAGGTGCCGATCCTTGGCAGTTATTTTTTAATTGGGCATTGCTGATTATTCCTTGGGTCATCATAGGTCGCTTAAGTGCATTGTGGATGGTATGGGTAGGCTTACTCAATTTAGCAGTACTACTTTATTTTCTTGAGTTTGGCGGGGTAGGACTTTTTGGGCATCAAGACTTAAATGCGCTTTGGAGCGTCTTTAGTATCAATGCCATAGCATTATTGTGTTGGGAGCTTATGAGCCGCCGATATACTTGGTTAACTGTTCGCTGGGCACCAAGATTATTAGCGTCAGTCAGTGGTTACAGTATTACTTGGCTAACATTATTGGTTATCGTAGATGCCAATTATATAGGTGTAAGTCGCTATGACTTGAGTGGTGAAAATCTCGTTCCTGTGATTGTGTGGCCAATATGGGTTGGCTTAATGTACATCGTCTATCGACGCTTTCGGCAGGATTTATTTATGCTAGCTGGCACCTTGTTATCGGCCAACATCATTATTATCAGCTTTTTAACGACGCACCTACTAAATGATGTTCATGAGTTGGGCTTTTTGTTGATGTCGTTCACCACGATTGGAATGGCGGCGGGGTCGGCAATGTGGCTGCGAAATATCAATAAGGAGTGGCAATCATGA
- the rbsK gene encoding ribokinase: MNTLLIVGSANADHVLAFSTLPKPGETLMSQQYRLELGGKGANQAVAAARLKTPKQQVEFICALGDDGNARLMRDAWQSDGVILSGCYDIAGQDTGTAMIFVSEKGENSIGVVAGANACLTPAHIVQQQRLFDLASYLLIQLETPIDTVATALRLAKQHDCTTILNPAPAAALPSELLSLVDIITPNETEAQALTGITVTDTHSAALAANKLHQYGIGTVITTLGSQGAYVSVQTDSERYNQLIAAFPVTAIDTVAAGDTFNGALMVALDEGLSMIEAVSFANQASAIAVTRHGAQRGIPYRAEL, encoded by the coding sequence ATGAACACATTATTAATTGTGGGCAGTGCTAATGCCGATCATGTATTAGCGTTTAGTACGCTACCCAAACCTGGCGAGACTTTGATGAGCCAGCAATATCGATTAGAACTTGGCGGTAAAGGGGCTAATCAAGCTGTTGCTGCAGCTAGATTAAAAACACCAAAGCAGCAGGTCGAATTTATTTGTGCGCTGGGTGATGACGGTAATGCTAGGTTGATGCGGGATGCTTGGCAAAGTGACGGCGTTATATTATCTGGCTGTTATGATATTGCTGGACAAGATACTGGTACAGCAATGATTTTTGTCAGTGAGAAAGGTGAAAATAGTATTGGTGTGGTTGCTGGAGCAAATGCTTGCTTAACGCCTGCGCATATTGTGCAGCAACAAAGACTGTTTGACCTAGCCAGTTATTTACTCATTCAGCTAGAAACTCCAATAGATACTGTGGCGACAGCGTTAAGGCTTGCTAAACAGCACGATTGCACCACCATACTCAATCCTGCGCCTGCAGCGGCTTTACCATCAGAATTACTCAGTTTGGTAGACATCATTACGCCTAATGAAACTGAAGCACAAGCGCTTACGGGTATTACGGTTACTGATACACATTCTGCCGCTCTTGCGGCGAACAAGTTGCATCAGTATGGCATTGGCACGGTCATTACCACTCTAGGGAGTCAGGGCGCTTATGTCAGTGTGCAAACTGATTCTGAGCGATACAATCAACTAATAGCCGCTTTTCCTGTCACTGCAATTGATACCGTCGCTGCAGGTGACACTTTTAATGGCGCCTTAATGGTGGCATTAGATGAAGGGCTTAGCATGATTGAAGCGGTGAGTTTTGCCAATCAAGCATCGGCGATTGCGGTGACTAGGCATGGCGCTCAACGTGGTATTCCTTATCGAGCTGAACTGTAG
- the rihA gene encoding pyrimidine-specific ribonucleoside hydrolase RihA has protein sequence MKRPVILDCDPGHDDAISLILALSSDQLDVLAVTTSAGNQTQAKTLNNTLRILTLLGRQDIPVASGSPKPLARNLIIADNVHGESGLDGPVLPDPSFAPVEQTAIELMAEKVRQSATPVTLVPTGPLTNIAIFLTAYPELHTNIKEIVLMGGAASEGNWTPAAEFNIFVDPEAADIVFKAGIPVVMCGLDVTHKAQIMDEDIERIRDIGNPISQCVAELLDFFMIYHRDPKWGFTGAPLHDPCTIAWMLQPELFTATDCWVGIETKGEYTQGMTVVDRYHLTSNPHNAKVMFDIDRLAFVDFIIDCLSKYFQK, from the coding sequence ATGAAACGTCCCGTCATTCTCGATTGCGATCCTGGTCATGATGATGCCATCTCGCTGATCCTTGCATTAAGTTCTGACCAATTAGATGTGCTCGCAGTGACAACCAGTGCTGGTAATCAAACTCAAGCCAAAACGCTCAATAATACCTTACGCATTTTAACCTTGTTAGGACGCCAAGATATTCCTGTTGCCTCAGGTTCACCTAAGCCATTGGCGCGTAATCTCATTATTGCTGACAATGTTCATGGTGAGTCAGGGCTAGATGGGCCTGTATTACCCGATCCTAGTTTTGCACCCGTTGAGCAAACCGCCATTGAATTGATGGCTGAAAAAGTCCGTCAATCAGCAACGCCAGTGACTTTAGTACCAACAGGTCCTCTGACCAATATTGCCATTTTTTTAACGGCGTACCCAGAGCTGCACACAAACATAAAAGAGATTGTATTAATGGGCGGGGCTGCTAGCGAAGGCAATTGGACGCCTGCTGCCGAGTTCAATATTTTTGTTGATCCTGAAGCGGCTGATATTGTATTTAAAGCTGGCATTCCTGTCGTGATGTGTGGGTTAGATGTGACTCATAAAGCACAAATCATGGATGAAGATATTGAACGTATTCGTGACATTGGAAACCCGATATCTCAATGCGTGGCAGAATTATTAGATTTCTTTATGATTTACCACCGTGATCCTAAATGGGGGTTTACTGGGGCGCCACTTCATGACCCTTGTACCATTGCTTGGATGTTACAACCTGAATTATTTACAGCGACTGACTGTTGGGTCGGCATTGAAACTAAAGGCGAGTACACCCAAGGCATGACTGTGGTTGATCGCTACCACTTAACCAGTAATCCACACAACGCGAAAGTGATGTTTGATATTGACCGACTTGCATTTGTAGATTTTATTATCGATTGCCTAAGTAAATATTTTCAAAAATAG
- a CDS encoding recombinase family protein — MTTYIYARVSTDGQKLRPQVDYLCGKYDVPVDNLFAENFSGKSLDRPAFVSLCETVKSSDTIIVQDLSRLGRNTTEVLNFIDDMTNRDVSLIVDDLGRIDVTSATGKMVITTLAAVATMQREQILEKQVIGIAKAKEEGKYKGRQQSPETVKKCQRALDLVGNGLSKEESARAVGVGVATLYRYIKSQ; from the coding sequence ATGACTACTTATATTTACGCAAGAGTTAGTACTGATGGGCAAAAACTTAGGCCTCAGGTTGATTACTTGTGTGGCAAGTACGATGTGCCAGTAGATAACCTATTCGCAGAAAACTTTAGTGGTAAGTCGCTTGATAGGCCAGCCTTTGTATCCCTTTGTGAAACGGTTAAATCCTCTGACACTATTATTGTTCAAGATTTATCACGGTTGGGGCGTAATACGACTGAGGTACTAAATTTCATTGACGATATGACTAACAGAGATGTGTCACTAATAGTTGATGATTTGGGGCGTATCGATGTTACTAGCGCAACAGGGAAGATGGTAATTACTACTTTAGCCGCTGTTGCCACGATGCAAAGAGAGCAGATTCTAGAGAAGCAGGTTATTGGGATTGCCAAGGCGAAAGAAGAAGGAAAATACAAGGGCAGACAGCAATCTCCTGAAACAGTTAAGAAGTGTCAGCGTGCACTTGATTTAGTAGGCAATGGGTTGAGTAAGGAGGAGTCAGCTAGGGCTGTAGGCGTTGGGGTTGCGACTCTTTATCGGTATATCAAGAGCCAATAA